The following coding sequences are from one Diprion similis isolate iyDipSimi1 chromosome 9, iyDipSimi1.1, whole genome shotgun sequence window:
- the LOC124410139 gene encoding (Lyso)-N-acylphosphatidylethanolamine lipase isoform X1: MAENAVVQSDSWTWGWLSWSRSSTTMLRAAEKKILSCLKTAYRGWYVDIGPVVGNADKIWTISLNEESPKTPIVLLHGLGAGVALWCLNLDGLAAQRPVYAIDLLGFGRSSRPDFSNDAKEAESQLVRSVEEWRREMQLEKVVLLGHSMGGYLAASYAMKYPERVKHLILADPWGFPEKPSDYASKSNVPLWVKAIAFVVQPLNPLWAVRVAGPFGQWLIETTRPDIVKKFTPLLKEDVGIIAQYIHQCNAQTPSGESAFHAMMHGFGWAKYPIVKRMDQLKADIPITLLYGSRSWVDNTVGEIIKQKRSNSYVNVQVISGAGHHVYADKSETFNKHILEACEQCDEIEKPASSNLNLAIEDANDKYAARDDEEGSKVDRLEPPELTSSRPRSS; encoded by the exons CTGGACCTGGGGATGGCTTAGCTGGTCTCGATCGTCCACCACTATGTTACGGGCTGCTGAGAAGAAAATACTATCAT GTTTGAAAACGGCATATCGCGGATGGTATGTTGATATCGGACCGGTTGTAGGAAACGCGGACAAAATTTGGACAATATCATTGAACGAAGAATCACCAAAAACTCCGATCGTCTTGCTGCATGGCTTAGGCGCTGGTGTAGCTTTATGGTGTTTGAATTTGGATGGCCTGGCGGCTCAGAGACCAGTTTATGCCATAGATTTATTAG GATTTGGACGGAGTAGCAGGCCTGATTTTAGCAATGATGCAAAAGAAGCTGAAAGTCAGTTGGTACGATCGGTCGAAGAATGGAGGCGAGAAATGCAGCTTGAAAAGGTTGTCCTCCTTGGCCATTCCATGGGGGGTTATTTAGCAGCTTCATATGCCATGAAATATCCAGAACGAGTAAAACATCTGATCCTAGCTGACCCCTGGGGCTTCCCGGAGAAACCATCAGATTATGCTTCCAAAAGCAATGTTCCGCTTTGGGTCAAAGCCATAGCATTTGTTGTACAGCCTTTGAATCCATTATGGGCGGTCAGAGTTGCTGGACCATTCG GACAGTGGCTGATTGAAACAACCAGACCGGATATAGTAAAGAAATTTACTCCTCTATTAAAGGAGGATGTAGGAATTATTGCACAATACATTCATCAATGCAATGCACAAACGCCTTC GGGTGAGAGTGCTTTTCATGCCATGATGCACGGATTTGGCTGGGCAAAATATCCAATTGTAAAAAGAATGGACCAGTTAAAGGCCGATATCCCTATTACATTGTTGTATGGCAGTCGATCATGGGTGGACAACACCGTcggagaaataataaaacaaaagagaTCCAACTCTTATGTTAATGTACAA GTAATAAGTGGTGCTGGTCACCATGTATATGCTGACAAGAGTGAAACATTTAATAAACATATACTGGAGGCATGCGAGCAGTGTGATGAAATTGAGAAGCCTGCATCTTCAAATCTGAACTTGGCAATAGAAGATGCCAATGACAAATATGCAGCAAGAGATGATGAAGAGGGATCTAAAGTAGACCGACTAGAACCGCCCGAACTAACCAGCTCTCGACCAAGATCTAGTTGA
- the LOC124410139 gene encoding (Lyso)-N-acylphosphatidylethanolamine lipase isoform X2 — MVYSNVDSWTWGWLSWSRSSTTMLRAAEKKILSCLKTAYRGWYVDIGPVVGNADKIWTISLNEESPKTPIVLLHGLGAGVALWCLNLDGLAAQRPVYAIDLLGFGRSSRPDFSNDAKEAESQLVRSVEEWRREMQLEKVVLLGHSMGGYLAASYAMKYPERVKHLILADPWGFPEKPSDYASKSNVPLWVKAIAFVVQPLNPLWAVRVAGPFGQWLIETTRPDIVKKFTPLLKEDVGIIAQYIHQCNAQTPSGESAFHAMMHGFGWAKYPIVKRMDQLKADIPITLLYGSRSWVDNTVGEIIKQKRSNSYVNVQVISGAGHHVYADKSETFNKHILEACEQCDEIEKPASSNLNLAIEDANDKYAARDDEEGSKVDRLEPPELTSSRPRSS, encoded by the exons ATGGTATATTCTAACGTTGATAGCTGGACCTGGGGATGGCTTAGCTGGTCTCGATCGTCCACCACTATGTTACGGGCTGCTGAGAAGAAAATACTATCAT GTTTGAAAACGGCATATCGCGGATGGTATGTTGATATCGGACCGGTTGTAGGAAACGCGGACAAAATTTGGACAATATCATTGAACGAAGAATCACCAAAAACTCCGATCGTCTTGCTGCATGGCTTAGGCGCTGGTGTAGCTTTATGGTGTTTGAATTTGGATGGCCTGGCGGCTCAGAGACCAGTTTATGCCATAGATTTATTAG GATTTGGACGGAGTAGCAGGCCTGATTTTAGCAATGATGCAAAAGAAGCTGAAAGTCAGTTGGTACGATCGGTCGAAGAATGGAGGCGAGAAATGCAGCTTGAAAAGGTTGTCCTCCTTGGCCATTCCATGGGGGGTTATTTAGCAGCTTCATATGCCATGAAATATCCAGAACGAGTAAAACATCTGATCCTAGCTGACCCCTGGGGCTTCCCGGAGAAACCATCAGATTATGCTTCCAAAAGCAATGTTCCGCTTTGGGTCAAAGCCATAGCATTTGTTGTACAGCCTTTGAATCCATTATGGGCGGTCAGAGTTGCTGGACCATTCG GACAGTGGCTGATTGAAACAACCAGACCGGATATAGTAAAGAAATTTACTCCTCTATTAAAGGAGGATGTAGGAATTATTGCACAATACATTCATCAATGCAATGCACAAACGCCTTC GGGTGAGAGTGCTTTTCATGCCATGATGCACGGATTTGGCTGGGCAAAATATCCAATTGTAAAAAGAATGGACCAGTTAAAGGCCGATATCCCTATTACATTGTTGTATGGCAGTCGATCATGGGTGGACAACACCGTcggagaaataataaaacaaaagagaTCCAACTCTTATGTTAATGTACAA GTAATAAGTGGTGCTGGTCACCATGTATATGCTGACAAGAGTGAAACATTTAATAAACATATACTGGAGGCATGCGAGCAGTGTGATGAAATTGAGAAGCCTGCATCTTCAAATCTGAACTTGGCAATAGAAGATGCCAATGACAAATATGCAGCAAGAGATGATGAAGAGGGATCTAAAGTAGACCGACTAGAACCGCCCGAACTAACCAGCTCTCGACCAAGATCTAGTTGA